Genomic DNA from Blattabacterium sp. (Blaberus giganteus):
TGATCCCAATAAGGAGCACCTAAACCTGAAAAAGCTGGAACCATATATAACCCTTCTGTATTATCTACTGAAGAAGCTAATATTTCCGCTTCATTAGAAGATAAAAGAAGTCCCAATCCATCTCTAAGCCATTGAACAACAGCTCCTGCAATAAAAACACTTCCTTCTAACGCATATTGAACTTGATTCTTAATTTTCCAAGCAACAGTAGTAATTAAATTATTTTGAGAAAAAACAGGATGATCCCCTACATTCATTAACATAAAACATCCTGTTCCATAAGTATTTTTCACCATTCCAATTTTAGTACACATTTGACCAAAAAGAGCTGCTTGTTGATCTCCAGCAATCCCAGATATTGGGATTTTATGTGATAGAATATGTCCTGTTGTATAACCAAAAATTTCACTAGAGGATTTTACTTCTGGAAGCATATTTACTGGAATATTAAATAAATCTATCAACTCTTGATCCCAACTAAGCGTGTGAATATTAAATAACATGGTGCGAGAAGCATTAGTAACATCTGTTACATGAATTTCTTTACCGGTTAAATTCCATATTAACCATGAATCTATTGTTCCAAATGCTAAAGATCCAGAATAAGCTTTTTTCTTTGCCCCAGGAACGTTTTCTAATATCCATTTAATTTTTGTAGCGGAAAAATAAGGATCTATAATCAATCCTGTTTTTTTTCGAATCATTTCGGTTAATCCTTCTTTTTTAATTTGATCACAATATTTTATTGTACGTCTATCTTGCCATACTATAGCATTAAAAATAGGTTCTCCCGTTTTTCTGTCCCATACAACAGTGGTTTCTCTTTGATTAGTTATTCCTATAGATATAATATTTTCACCTTCTAAATTTCCCTTTAAAACAGCTTCTAAAGCAACTGAAGCTTGCGTTGACCATATTTCTTCTGCATTGTGTTCTACCCATCCAGGATGAGGATAAATTTGTGTAAATTCTCTTTGAGCTATGGAAATAATATTTCCAATTTTATCAAAAATAATAGCTCGAGAACTGGTAGTTCCCTGATCTAATGATAACACATATTTTTTCATAAACATATAATAACTTTTCTACTATTAAACTACTGGATAATAGTATCGCATAGCTAGTTTTTTAAAATCAGCTACTTGTGATTGTTCCCATTTTTTATCTCTAGAAAGCTCTTTAGCCATTAATGCAGCTACTCTGGGTGCTATATCTATTGCTTTTTTAGCGTTTAAAAATAATAAACGAAACCTTCTCGCCAAAACATCTTCAATTGTTCTCGCCATTTCATTACGAACCATCCAAACTACTTCTGCTTCGGTATAATAATAAAAATCTTGTGGAATCAAAGAAACTCCCAACAACGGATTTTCCTCAATTAATTTTTTTATATGATATTCATCTTCTCCATATTTATTCCAATAATGATTTTTACTTTTATACGAAGAATATGAAGAATGGGATCCATAAATTTTAAGATCCTTTGTAACAGAAGGTCTTTTATTCAATTTTCCTATTTCAATAGCTTTATTGACAGTATCTTCTGCCATTTTTCTATATGTAGTCCATTTTCCGCCTATAATAGTAATTAGTCCAGAAGAACTAATCATCAGTTTATGAGATCTAGAAATATCTTTAGTTTTAGTAGGATCATAAGAACAAGAATTATGAGGAATAAAAAGAGGACGCAATCCAGAGAAAGCACTCAATATATCACTTTTTTTTGTATGAAGTACAAAATATTTATTAAAAGTTTGTAATATAAAATCAATTTCTTCTTCTAAAGGTTTTGGTTCAAGAACACTTTTTTCTAAAAAAGTATCTGTAGTTCCTACTAAAACATGATCATACCATGGAACACAAAATAATACTCTTCCATCCTGAGTTTTTGGAATTACTATAGCATTCGAACTACTGAAGAAAGATTTATCTAATACAATATGTGTTCCTTGACTCGGTTTTATGAAAACAGGACATGCAGATTCATCCATTCTTAAAATAGAATCAGAAAAAACTCCAGTAGCGTTTATTACTATTTTTGAATAAATAGAATATTCTTTTTTAGTTTCAAGATCACAAGCTACAACTCCAGAAATTTTATTTTCAACTTTTTTTAGTAAACTTTTAACTTGAAAATAGTTGAATAATATTCCACCTTTTTGAACACAAGTTTGAGCTAAATTTATAGCTAAACGTGAATCATCAAACTGTCCATCATAATATAAAATACCTCCTTTCAACTCTTTACTTTTAATTTCTGGAAAAATTTTGACTATTTCATATTTAGATAAAAACCTAGATTTTCCAAAACTTAAAGAACCAGATAGCCATTCATACAATTTTAATCCAGTCCAGTACATAATACCCATTCTCCAATTGAATACTGGAATAATAAATTTCTGTTTTTTAACTAAATGAGGTGCATTTTTTAGTAAAAAACCTCTTTCTCGTAATGCTTCATAAACTAATCTTATATTTCCTTGAGCTAAATATCGGATTCCTCCATGAACTAATTTTGTACTTCGACTAGAAGTCGCTTTAGAAAAATCAGACTGTTCCAATAGAAGAGTTTTATATCCTCTGGAAGAAGAATCTAAAGCTATTCCTAATCCTGTAGCTCCTCCTCCAATAATAATAACATCCCAAATATTTACATTTCTTAAAATGTCCAAAAACCTATCTCTATTTAAAAAACCTTTCATCATGTTTCAATCATATCAAATTTCAAATGGAATATACGATTGCATTGGGATTTTTAAAATATTAAATGAACAAAATTAAAAATATTTTCAATAAAAGAAAATTATAATTGAAATTATATATTATTTTTTTTATTAATCATTTGATATATAAAATCTTTTACAATTTTTTTTCCTGAATGAGCATGAATTTTTTTCATGATTTTATTCATATCATGAAATTGTTTAAAAAAAAGATCTATATCATTCAATGTTGTACCAGATCCTTTAGATATTTTTCTTTTCCTTTTTATACTCATATCAGTAATAATTTTAGGATGATTCCTTTCATAAGGAGTCATAGAATCAATAATAGCTTCTATTTTTTTTAAAGAATCTTTCTGATTCCCAGAAAAAGAAAAATAATTATTGATTCCAGGAATCATTGAAATAATATTTTTTATATTTCCTATTTTCTTGATTTGTTGAATCTGCTCTAATAAATCATTAAAATCAAAACGATTTTTTGAAATTTTTTGATAAATTTTTTTAGTCTTTTTTTCATCAAATTGTTCTTGTACTTTTTCAACTAAAGAAACTATATCCCCCATACCTAATATCCTATTAGCTATTCTTTCTGGATGAAAAACTTCTAAATCTTCTATTTTTTCTCCATTACTAATAAACTTTATAGGTTTTTTCACGACACTAGACATTGTGATAGCAACACCTCCTCTACTATCTCCATCTAATTTTGTAATTACAATTCCATTAAAATTTAACACTTTTGAAAAAGATTGAGCTGTATTTATAGCGTCTTGTCCTGTCATCGCATCTACAACAAATAAAACTTCATCTGGTTTAGATAATTGATTTATTTTTTTGATTTCTTCCATCATAATTTGATCTATCGCGAGTCTTCCAGCTGTATCAATAATAATTACATTTCTTTTTTTTTTCGAAGCATAAAGAATAGATTGATCCACTATTTCTATAACATTTTTACTTTCTAAAGAAAAAACAGGAATATTTACTTTTTCTGCAATCAATTTTAGTTGATCTACTGCTGCAGGACGATAAATGTCTGCAGCAACCAGTAAAGGATATTTATTTTTTTTTTTTAAAAAAAAAGCAAGTTTAGAGGAAAAAGAAGTTTTTCCACTTCCTTGTAATCCACAAATTAAAATAACAGAAGGATTATTAGAAAGATTCATTTCTACACTTTTTTCTCCCATAAGAGAAACTAATTCGTCATATACTATTTTTATAATCAATTGCTTTGGATTCAAAGAAGTAAGTACTTTTTTCCCAATAGATTTTTCTTGAACTTTTCTAATAAAATTTCGAACAATTTTATAGTTAACATCCGCATCGATCAACGCTCGTCCAATTTCTTTTAAAGAAGATGCTATATTAATTTTTGTAATTCTATCGTGTCCCTTCAAAATATGAAGAGCTTCAGATAATTTATTTTGTAAATGTTCAAACATAAGTATATATTTTATTATTTACATACGATCAAGCATTTTAATACCTAGTAAATTCATACCAGATTTTAAAATATTTCCTGTTACATGAATAATATTCATGCAAATATTGCTATGAATTATGTTTAAAGGATCTATTAATTTTTTATTTTGATAAAGGTGGTTAAAAGTTTTAGATACTTCATAAATATAATTTGCAATTAAAGAAGGATTTAAATGAATTGCTGATTTTTTTAAAATCAATGGATATTTTTGAAGAATTTTGATCATATTTTTATCATATACATCAAATTTTATATTTGACCAATAATCATTAAGGAATGAACTTAAATCGAAAAATTTTCGTTCTAAAGAACGAATCCTGGAATAAGTATATTGAATATATGTTCCTGTTCTTCCTTTAAAATCTATGGATTTTTCAGGATGAAAAATTATTTTTTTTCTTGGATCTATTTTAAGAAAATAATATTTTAAAGCTCCTAATCCTATTATTTCAGCATCCTGTTCTTGTTTTTCTTTTTTTTCTTTAGTATACTTTTTTATAAAATTTTTTTTTGCAAGAGAACACATTTCTAAAATAAGACTATCAGCATTTATAACATTTCCTTCCCTAGATTTCATCCTACCATTTGGTAAATATACCATTTCATATGATAAATGAGACAATTTATTTATCCATATATATCCTAAACGTTTCAATATATTAAAAAGAACTTGAAAATGATAATCTTGTTCTTTTCCTACTATATATATGATTTTGTCTACATTGTATTTTTTTAAACGTTCTATAGCTGTTCCAATATCTTGAGTGATGTATACGGAAGTTTGATCAGATCGTAACAAAAGTTTTTGATCAAATCCTTCTTGAATTAAATCAATCCAAACGGATCCATCTTGTTTTTGAAAAAAAATTCCTTCTCTAAGACCTTTTTTTACAATTTCTTTTCCAATTTCATAGATATCACTTTCATACTCTATTTTATCAAAAGTAATTCCCAATTTTTTATAAGTTTCTTCAAAACCATTATAAACCCATTGATTCATCTTTTTCCAAATGGTCCTGATCACAGGATCTCCTGATTCCCATTTTTTCAATAATTCTCTAGCTTGATTAAAAATTGAAGATTGAATAGGTTTTTTTTTAGATACTTCTTGAATCTCGTTATGATAAATTTTATCAAATAAATTATAATATTTTCCTACAAAATGATCTCCTTTGATTTTAACCCTATCAGGTGTTTCTCCTTTTCCAAATTTTTTCCAAGCTATCATAGATTTACATATATGTATTCCTCTATCATTAATAATTTGAATTTTTATTATTTCATAACCAACCGTTTTTAATATTTCAGCTATAGATGATCCAATAAGTATATTTCTAATATGTCCTAAATGAAGGGGTTTATTGGCGTTAGGAGAAGAATATTCTATCATGATTTTTTTAGTATAAGAAGATTTAATATTATAAAAATTTGTATTTAACATTTTTTTCAGAATATAAACATAATAATCATCTTTAAAAACAAAGTTTAGAAACCCTCTAATAATAGAAAATTGAATCAATCCTTTTAATTTATTTTGAACATAATTTCCTATATCTATTCCTATTTTTTCCACAGGTTTTTTTAATTTTTTAGATAAAGAAAATAAAATCAAAGTAATATCTCCTGGATATTCTTTTTTAGTATATTGAAAATTTAATTCAGGACAAAATTTTAATTTATATAAAACAAATATGGATTCTCTTACTATTTCCTCTATAGATTGAAAATGATCATTCATAGATGACGTAATATTTTATTTATATCTTTTTAACTGAATTCTCCATCTAAAAGGATCTTCTGATCGATTATGTTGTATATCTAATAATCTTTTTTTTAAATAAACAGATATTCTTTTTTTTTCTATAATTTTTGGTAAAAAAAAATTATTTCCTTTATAACTAATTGTTTCAAAATAATTTATAACAGCTGCAGTTCCACAACCAAAAGCCTCTTTTAATTCCCCAGTTTTAAATCCTTTTATGATTTCTGAAACGCTTAAATTTCGTTTTTCAACAAAAAAACCTTCTTTTTTAGCTAAAGAAATAATACTTTTGCAGGTAATTCCACTTAATATATTATCATTAGCTTTTGGAGTTATAAGTTTATTTTTTAAATAAAAAAAAACATTCATAGTTCCGGATTCTTCTATCATTGTATGAGTAGAAGAATCTGTCCACAATATTTGATCAAACCCTTCTTCATTTGCTAATCGAGTAGGATAAAAAGAAGAAGCATAATTTCCAGCAGCTTTAGTGAATCCAACTCCACCTGATGCAGAACGACTATATTTTTCTTCTATTTTAATTTTTAAGGGATGTTTGTAATAAACATCTGCAGGAGTAGATATTATCATAAACATGTAATCTTTAGAAGGTTTAGCAGATAAAACTCCATTGGTTGCAATTAGAAAAGGACGAATATATAAAGATTGTCCATAATTTTTTGGGATCCAATCCCTATCTATATCTATTAATTTTTTTAATCCATTCATAAAAACATTTTCTGGTATCGTAGGCATTTCCAAACGAATAGCAGATCTATTTATTCTCTTAAAATTTTCTTCTGGACGAAATAAAAAAACTTCTTCGTTTTTATCTTTGTAAGCTTTCATTCCTTCAAAAACAGCTTGTCCATAATGAAAAACAAGAGATATAGGGGAAAACATTATATTTCCAAAAGGCTTTATAATAGAATTTTTCCATTGTCCATTTTTGAATTCAGAACAAAACATATGATCAGAATACAAATTTCCAAAAGCTATATTATTAAAATCTACTTTTCCAATCCTAGATTGAAAGGTTTTTTCTATTTTCATAAATCAAACATTAGTAAAACAAATATAAATATTTTATTAAAAGATTATGAATAAAACACTTAGTATTTTAACTATCATGTATTATTTCTAGTACTTTTTCTACAATATTTTCAACAGAAGGTTTTGAAAAATAATCTCCATCAGATCCATAAGGAGGACGATGTTCTTGAGCTGTCATCGTAACAGGAGGATTATCTAAGTAATAATATCCATTTTGTTCTTCTAGTATTTTTTGTAAAATATAAGCAGAAGCTCCTCCTGGAACATCTTCATCTATAATCAATAATCTATTAGTTTTTTGTAAACTTTTCACAATATCTTTTTTCAAATCAAAAGGAATTAATGATTGAATATCAATTATTTCGGAATCTATATTAATATTAGATAATTCTTCTGCAGCTTCATCAACTATTCTCCATGTAGAACCGTAAGTTACCATAGTAATATCTTTTCCTTTTCTTGTTTTCTCTACAATTCCAATAGGAGTCCTAAACAAACCTAAATTATTTGGTAATTGTTCTTTGATTCTGTATCCATTAAGACATTCAACAACTAAAGCAGGATCATCTCCAGATAATAAAGTATTATAAAAACCAGCAGCTTTTACCATATTTCTTGGAACGAGAACCAAAATTCCTCTTAAATAATTAATAATTCCACCCATTGGAGACCCAGAATGCCATATTCCTTCTAAACGATGTCCTCTTGTTCTAATAATAACAGGAGCTTTTTGTCCTCCTTTTGTTCTGTATTGTAAACAAGCTAGATCATCACTCATGATCTGTAAAGCATATAGAAGATAGTCTATGTATTGGATCTCAACTATAGGACGAAGCCCTCGCATTGCAAGACCTATTCCTTGTCCAAGGATTGTTGCTTCACGTATTCCTGTATCAAAAACACGAATTTTTCCATATTTTTTTTGCAAACCTTCCAGTCCTTGATTCACGTCTCCTATTTTTCCCACATCTTCTCCAAAGATTAAAAGATCAGGGTGTAATTCCAATAATTTATCAAAATTTTCTCTTAATATAATTCTACCATCTACTTTAAAGTTATTCTCATTATACACAGGAAAAATTTCTGTTTTTTTTACAGAAGCTTTTTCCGAAACACTATATAAATGTGAAGAATAATTTTTTTGTTCTTCATGATATTTTTTTTTTATCCATTCTATTAGACAATTTTTTGTATCAAATTGAACTTCTGATAAAAAATATAATACTTTTTTAGCAATGCGAAATATTGATTTTTTTGTAGGATAATTTTTAGTTGCATTATGTAATTCTTGAATATATTTATTGATCCATTTTTCTTCTGTATAAGTATCTTGCATTTTACATAAAATATTTACAACTTCATTTTTAATTTTAAAAATAGGTTTTATAAAAGCTTCCCAAGCTTTTTCTTTTTCATCTTCAACATATTCTCTAGCTTCTAGATCTATTTTATCTAAAGAATCAGCATTAGCTATTTTACGATAATCTTTTTGATTAATTTCAAACCTAAAATCCAAAATCCAATCTCTAAATTTTTTGATTCCGTCATTATTCATTTCCCATTCTAAACGTTCTTTTGATTTATATCTTTCATGTGAAGAAGAAGTAGAATGTCCTTGAGGTTGAGTTAAATTTGTAACATGTATGATAACGGGAACATGTTCATAACGAGCGATTTTATCCGCTATAACATATGTTTTTGTGAGATCGATATAATTTGATCCATTTACACGAATTATTTCGATTCCTTTTTCTTTTTTATTTCTATGAAAACCAGATAAAAGATCACTAATATTTTTTTTTGAAAATTGATATTTATTCGGAACAGATATTCCATATTCATCATCCCAAATAGAAAGTATCATCGGAATTTGCAATACAGAAGCAGCATTCAATGTTTCCCAAAACAATCCTTCAGAAATACTTGCATTTCCAATAGTTCCAAACGCAACTTCATTTCCATTATGAGAAAACATTTTATGTGTTTTTTTTAAATTTTTAAGTTCTTTATAAATTTTAGAAGCCTGAGCTAATCCTAATAATCTAGGCATTTGAGCTGCCGTAGAAGAAATGTCCGCACTAGAATTTTTTTGTTTAATAAGATTTTTCCAATTTCCATCCTCATTCAAAAAACGTGTTCCAAAATGAGCTGTCATCATTCTACCAGACGAAACAGGTTCTGCTTTTAAATCTGAATGTGCGTATAATTGCGAAAAAAAACTTTTTACACTTAAAACTCCAATAGCCATCATAAATGTTTGATCACGATAATATCCAGATCTATAATCTCCATTTTGAAAAACTTTTGCCATAGCTAATTGAGGAATTTCTTTTCCATCACCAAATATGCCAAATTTAGCTCTTCCATTTAAAACTTCTTTACGCCCTAAAATGCTAGTTTCACGACTAATTCGTGCTAATTTGTAATCATTTAAAACCATTTTTTGAAATGAATCAAACTCAAAAAAGGGTTCTTCATCATCACCATATTTTTTATTGTTAAAATTCATAATATTTTTATATGAAAATACAGGAATTTTCATTTATGAATTTCTTTATTTAATTTTAAATGTTTTTTTCGATAAAATCGAAACTTATGATTGATCGTATGTTTGGAAAAATTACTCTTTCGATTATAAAACCGGATGCGGTACAAAAAGAATATGTTATTCCTATTCTATGTAAAATAATACACGCTGGGTTTCACATTGCAGCGCTAAAAATGACAGAACTTTCTAAAAAATCAGCTAAAAAATTTTATGCAGAACATAAGAATAAATTATTTTTTGAATCTTTAATAAGATTTATGTCTTCTGGACCAATTGTATC
This window encodes:
- a CDS encoding glycerol-3-phosphate dehydrogenase/oxidase — protein: MMKGFLNRDRFLDILRNVNIWDVIIIGGGATGLGIALDSSSRGYKTLLLEQSDFSKATSSRSTKLVHGGIRYLAQGNIRLVYEALRERGFLLKNAPHLVKKQKFIIPVFNWRMGIMYWTGLKLYEWLSGSLSFGKSRFLSKYEIVKIFPEIKSKELKGGILYYDGQFDDSRLAINLAQTCVQKGGILFNYFQVKSLLKKVENKISGVVACDLETKKEYSIYSKIVINATGVFSDSILRMDESACPVFIKPSQGTHIVLDKSFFSSSNAIVIPKTQDGRVLFCVPWYDHVLVGTTDTFLEKSVLEPKPLEEEIDFILQTFNKYFVLHTKKSDILSAFSGLRPLFIPHNSCSYDPTKTKDISRSHKLMISSSGLITIIGGKWTTYRKMAEDTVNKAIEIGKLNKRPSVTKDLKIYGSHSSYSSYKSKNHYWNKYGEDEYHIKKLIEENPLLGVSLIPQDFYYYTEAEVVWMVRNEMARTIEDVLARRFRLLFLNAKKAIDIAPRVAALMAKELSRDKKWEQSQVADFKKLAMRYYYPVV
- the ffh gene encoding signal recognition particle protein; translated protein: MFEHLQNKLSEALHILKGHDRITKINIASSLKEIGRALIDADVNYKIVRNFIRKVQEKSIGKKVLTSLNPKQLIIKIVYDELVSLMGEKSVEMNLSNNPSVILICGLQGSGKTSFSSKLAFFLKKKNKYPLLVAADIYRPAAVDQLKLIAEKVNIPVFSLESKNVIEIVDQSILYASKKKRNVIIIDTAGRLAIDQIMMEEIKKINQLSKPDEVLFVVDAMTGQDAINTAQSFSKVLNFNGIVITKLDGDSRGGVAITMSSVVKKPIKFISNGEKIEDLEVFHPERIANRILGMGDIVSLVEKVQEQFDEKKTKKIYQKISKNRFDFNDLLEQIQQIKKIGNIKNIISMIPGINNYFSFSGNQKDSLKKIEAIIDSMTPYERNHPKIITDMSIKRKRKISKGSGTTLNDIDLFFKQFHDMNKIMKKIHAHSGKKIVKDFIYQMINKKNNI
- a CDS encoding branched-chain amino acid aminotransferase, with product MKIEKTFQSRIGKVDFNNIAFGNLYSDHMFCSEFKNGQWKNSIIKPFGNIMFSPISLVFHYGQAVFEGMKAYKDKNEEVFLFRPEENFKRINRSAIRLEMPTIPENVFMNGLKKLIDIDRDWIPKNYGQSLYIRPFLIATNGVLSAKPSKDYMFMIISTPADVYYKHPLKIKIEEKYSRSASGGVGFTKAAGNYASSFYPTRLANEEGFDQILWTDSSTHTMIEESGTMNVFFYLKNKLITPKANDNILSGITCKSIISLAKKEGFFVEKRNLSVSEIIKGFKTGELKEAFGCGTAAVINYFETISYKGNNFFLPKIIEKKRISVYLKKRLLDIQHNRSEDPFRWRIQLKRYK
- the ndk gene encoding nucleoside-diphosphate kinase, translating into MIDRMFGKITLSIIKPDAVQKEYVIPILCKIIHAGFHIAALKMTELSKKSAKKFYAEHKNKLFFESLIRFMSSGPIVSVILEKENAVKDFRILIGETNPVYAKKGTIRNLYASSLEKNAIHGSDNNQNALKECLFYFSNREIFLKENFC
- the argS gene encoding arginine--tRNA ligase; the encoded protein is MNDHFQSIEEIVRESIFVLYKLKFCPELNFQYTKKEYPGDITLILFSLSKKLKKPVEKIGIDIGNYVQNKLKGLIQFSIIRGFLNFVFKDDYYVYILKKMLNTNFYNIKSSYTKKIMIEYSSPNANKPLHLGHIRNILIGSSIAEILKTVGYEIIKIQIINDRGIHICKSMIAWKKFGKGETPDRVKIKGDHFVGKYYNLFDKIYHNEIQEVSKKKPIQSSIFNQARELLKKWESGDPVIRTIWKKMNQWVYNGFEETYKKLGITFDKIEYESDIYEIGKEIVKKGLREGIFFQKQDGSVWIDLIQEGFDQKLLLRSDQTSVYITQDIGTAIERLKKYNVDKIIYIVGKEQDYHFQVLFNILKRLGYIWINKLSHLSYEMVYLPNGRMKSREGNVINADSLILEMCSLAKKNFIKKYTKEKKEKQEQDAEIIGLGALKYYFLKIDPRKKIIFHPEKSIDFKGRTGTYIQYTYSRIRSLERKFFDLSSFLNDYWSNIKFDVYDKNMIKILQKYPLILKKSAIHLNPSLIANYIYEVSKTFNHLYQNKKLIDPLNIIHSNICMNIIHVTGNILKSGMNLLGIKMLDRM
- a CDS encoding thiamine pyrophosphate-dependent enzyme, with product MNFNNKKYGDDEEPFFEFDSFQKMVLNDYKLARISRETSILGRKEVLNGRAKFGIFGDGKEIPQLAMAKVFQNGDYRSGYYRDQTFMMAIGVLSVKSFFSQLYAHSDLKAEPVSSGRMMTAHFGTRFLNEDGNWKNLIKQKNSSADISSTAAQMPRLLGLAQASKIYKELKNLKKTHKMFSHNGNEVAFGTIGNASISEGLFWETLNAASVLQIPMILSIWDDEYGISVPNKYQFSKKNISDLLSGFHRNKKEKGIEIIRVNGSNYIDLTKTYVIADKIARYEHVPVIIHVTNLTQPQGHSTSSSHERYKSKERLEWEMNNDGIKKFRDWILDFRFEINQKDYRKIANADSLDKIDLEAREYVEDEKEKAWEAFIKPIFKIKNEVVNILCKMQDTYTEEKWINKYIQELHNATKNYPTKKSIFRIAKKVLYFLSEVQFDTKNCLIEWIKKKYHEEQKNYSSHLYSVSEKASVKKTEIFPVYNENNFKVDGRIILRENFDKLLELHPDLLIFGEDVGKIGDVNQGLEGLQKKYGKIRVFDTGIREATILGQGIGLAMRGLRPIVEIQYIDYLLYALQIMSDDLACLQYRTKGGQKAPVIIRTRGHRLEGIWHSGSPMGGIINYLRGILVLVPRNMVKAAGFYNTLLSGDDPALVVECLNGYRIKEQLPNNLGLFRTPIGIVEKTRKGKDITMVTYGSTWRIVDEAAEELSNINIDSEIIDIQSLIPFDLKKDIVKSLQKTNRLLIIDEDVPGGASAYILQKILEEQNGYYYLDNPPVTMTAQEHRPPYGSDGDYFSKPSVENIVEKVLEIIHDS
- the glpK gene encoding glycerol kinase GlpK, whose amino-acid sequence is MFMKKYVLSLDQGTTSSRAIIFDKIGNIISIAQREFTQIYPHPGWVEHNAEEIWSTQASVALEAVLKGNLEGENIISIGITNQRETTVVWDRKTGEPIFNAIVWQDRRTIKYCDQIKKEGLTEMIRKKTGLIIDPYFSATKIKWILENVPGAKKKAYSGSLAFGTIDSWLIWNLTGKEIHVTDVTNASRTMLFNIHTLSWDQELIDLFNIPVNMLPEVKSSSEIFGYTTGHILSHKIPISGIAGDQQAALFGQMCTKIGMVKNTYGTGCFMLMNVGDHPVFSQNNLITTVAWKIKNQVQYALEGSVFIAGAVVQWLRDGLGLLLSSNEAEILASSVDNTEGLYMVPAFSGLGAPYWDQKARGTIVGITRGTSSAHFVRAALESIAFQNMDVLKAMEADSGILIKELRVDGGATVNKLLMQFQSDILNVKVVKSKISELTAAGAAYLAGLAVNYWNSLEEIQDKWQLEQVFKPKRMSSRLERIQGWKKAIKTTRSWSSQIK